The DNA sequence GGGGGGATTTCAGAAAGTCAACCTTCAAAAATGAAAATAGTACAGTTACGTTAAAACAAACCAGTAGGtagaaaatggaaataaaaatgaaagtgttactaaacccacaacagtaaaatcattctgtatatacagtaaataatgcttgttatactcactgaggaacctaaggggtaaatccTCTGCAGTGTGCAAAAAAGCTGTtcgatcctatcttctctgatcctccccttattttactgtccccaatccatctgctgatagaacagtgcCTTGGAGTTGGAGgtaccctgcacatgctcagtttggtgtatattgctagagagtttttttttttgagggagggagggtgtatgtgatcagcacagggccaatcgccACTGTCCAGATAGAGGTTCAGGGATCCTGAAGCCTACTAGGACAGTCAGaggtgaatgaaaactcctcctacaagctttaaccaggcactgatagaagtcacatgactgctatatactgctgatgaaaaaaggtatttagtttatatttactaaaataattgcatttccatgttctgtgtactgtgggagaccaaatgtagtgaatgcagggtcctgggtttagtaacactttaactgccaCTTTGTATTACTGGCATCTCCAGGTGCCAGCAAGTCACTTCCAATCCCCTGTGAAGTGCCTAGGGAATCCCTAATACCAGGGTGAAGACGAGAAGGGCTGAGTGAGAGACCACAGCAAATAGTCATTTTCTGTAAATCAGAGCACCCTagcatttaaggcccctttcacatgaggaaGAGTCCATTCTGATCAGTAGGGGTTCGGATCTGCTCTGACATCCCCTACTGATCAGAGCAGAACGGGCGCATGACAAGTCAGTGTCCACTtagtttatgcagagcggacatgacagagcctgctctgctctatgggcagctgggtgtaaacggactctgctgtccatttacaccagcctgcccTCCGATCTGATCGGCCTACACGGAGGAGAACAGATTGTGTCTATTTACACCCAACAGTCCATAAGGATGAGCCCGATCAGGAGGACCATCCAATCAGGTCACCCTGAaaaaatgacaggtggacttgatcAGAAcggctgtgtgaaaggggcctacgtcTCCTGTGGTGTATTAAAGGGGGTTAGATATGTTGTGTAAACTCCTGGCAGTACCTCCAATACAAAGTAACAATCAGTGTTATAACATTTTCCTATCGCCACCTTTGTTTTTAAACCCAATTGAATTCTCACACCTTTTTATGTCTTCATAGTCCCGAATTCAAAATAATTTAGGGATGTATTGAGTACAGAGCTGCTGTAATCTGTGCCTTtatttctgcctggagttcagctaatttaaaacttttcttctttctttacacTCTGACTTTGCCATCCTCTCGGCATAGGTGCCTTCCTTGTGCAACTCTTTCCTTAAACCTAATAATAAAGCTGAGTTTTGCAGCTTCATTGACAAAAGCTAATCACTGCACAGTGGTGTCGACAAACTCAGAGGAAGGTAGCACAGCATACCTCAAATTCCAGGTTTGCAGCCTCAAATATATGCAGATCTTCAGAATTACCAGAATCTTCCCTATCTGGTCGAACAGCCTTTGGGGAATGAGGTAAAGGCAACATCTTATTACCTAACAGGCatagagagaagaagaaaaaagtaaGCTCAGGTTTTTCTAAGCAAAATTTCTACTTAGTTTAAAACTGGCCATAGAAATCTGAGGACCAGCACAAACCAAGACACCATCCTACCATCTGAAGATGCCTTTTGACCCAACTTTGCAACAAGAGTGCTCTGCCTGCCAAAGTGTTTCTGTCTGAGCCTAGGCATGtgggagacaaagagcacacatAGACAGTCCTAGTCACATCTCATCTTAGGAGGTGATCAGAAAGTTTTTCTAGCTCCCCGAAAAAGATCTGGTAGCTGGGAATACCTAGAGGTAGATAAAACAATGGTTGGAGCTAACCTGTCTCAGAGGTACTAGGCTAGGGAAGGAGCAGTGCACAGCTTGGAAAACCTTGTCCGGTCACCATCGTTTTTTAGAGGTATTTCGTGAACCACTTCCTTTATCTTGTCCATTGTTCAAATCAGTGATTTccaaacctcagtcctcaagtacccccaatgtcaatggcttggtatttacgagagctattttatctaaggaaacatggcctgttggaggtacttgagcaCTGAGGTTGGGAACTATTGGCCCAAATGGTTGCTCATCTACACAGTAGCAGCCTTAAAACTCCTCAAAGATCTGACCAAAATTGGTTGACAACCATCTTGCCCTCAGTGGGCACCTTCACATAGACTCTTCTGATGCCTGTATTCTGGAGATGGGCATGACTGAATGTCTCTACTGCACACGAAACATTCCCCTGGCCAAGACCAGGAGGTATCAAAGAGCCAACACATATATATACAATTATGGGGCATGATGTTAATAGGGACTGGATTGgacttttaagctggccatacattatacaattttcttattcaatttcctttacagttgccttcaactgtgtagtgcaagggcctacctgattgcatacaaaatcaaagtgtttaggtttgacctcatattatatggttttggcaaatctaatggaaaattgtacaagaaaacggtataatgtatggccagccttaatggtGAGTTGGTGCTTTGCCTGAATAAGGCAAAGTAACACATTCCCTTAATAGCAGACACCACTATACGTTAATACTTACCTTTTTCATGCTCACCCAGTGccgtagcttaaagtggttgtaaaccagttACAAacacttttacctacaagtaagcctagattaaggcttacctgtaggtgctcgaaatatctcccaaacctctacggtttaggagatatttacaaaaaaggcgaTCGCCGGTGTCTACGGTGCAGGCATCGTAGACAATGGTGCAGGCACACTTTAGACTTTAGGCCGTGACTGgcagcatgcgcgggagtgatgttatcacggctccagccaatcacagcgccggagccgcgacacccggaaggaagatgggcgcTTTGtggaagagggtacagcggtgacatcgcaggcttcggtttcaggttatgctttacctttgcagggaaacaaagaggaagtacaacccatcagggtttacctcCTCTTTAAACAAACTGCTCCTTCTGAGTATGGAGGACACTTCCAGtgcttcccacaatgcagtgccCAATCACCAGCCATGAGCTGCATGGGAACAAGGAAGAGCATGCACAGGTCTGAGCAAGTTGTAACTTGCATAAAAGTTTTCGGATGCCAAAGTGTTGGATATGGAAAGGCAAATAGTAACTCCTTCTGGTGCTGCTATCAAGAAAACCTGTTACTTTGCTTAGTCCCGGTTCACATGAAAGACATTTAGTGTAGTGAACTGCAGCTATGCAGCTTGGCATATGTTCACACCTTTATCTTCCGTTGAAGACTCATTATCATTTGTTGGATCAGATGACCTCTTCCTGGGTGTTGAAATGTATTGTTCCTTTGAGGCAATATTAGTCTCCAGTGTATTAGCAGAAGTGAAGGCTTCATACTGTGTACCATTGCAGCTCAGATGGGTATTAGCAGAGGTACTGGGTAGCACAGAGTCACTTTTCTGAAGGGTATCAGAAGAAGCAATGGGTAGCATGGTTTCACATTTTTTAGGGGTAACAGCAGAAGCAGTGGGTGGCATAGTGTCATTTTTCTGAGGGGTATCAGTAGAAGCACCGGGTAGCATGGTAACACATTTTTTAGGGGCAACAGCAGAAGTGGGTGGCATAGTGTTAGCTCTCTGGGGGGTAATAGCAGATGCAGTGGGATGCGTAGTGCTATTTTTCTGAGCGGTACCACTAGTAGCACTGGGTTGGGTGGGATCACACTGCTGATGGATATCAGCTGAGGCACTGGGTAGGGTGGGACCACAATTCTGAGGGATATCAATAGAGGCACTGGGTTGGGTGGTATCACAATTCTGGGGGATATTAGCTGAGGCACTAGGTTGGGTGGTATCACAATTTTGAGGGATATCAGCTGAAACAATGGGTTTGATGGCATCACGATTCTGAGGGAAATAATCTGAGGCACTGGGTTGAGTGGTATCACAATTCTGAGGGATATCAGCAGAGGCCTTGGGTTGGGTGGTATCACAATTCTGAGGAATATCAGCAGGGGCTCGAGGTTGGATGGCATCGCAATTCTTAGGAGTCATAATGGAAGTCAAAGCACAGTTAAGCCACGAAGCGTTTGTTTTATCAGATTCGTGCATTCTCTTTGAACTAGAGTTCTTGCTTGAGAAAGTAGAACATTTGGGAGGTAACTTGTACTTATATTTGTGATTAACAAGGTACTTAACATAGCGTGCTTTCATAGCCTGCCAGGTCCTCCTAAGCACCTTTTTCTTCTCCATATCCTTCCACAGTACATTGCCAGTGACTGTACAGCTGGAGGAAGCATTATCTCGAATATATACCAAGATGGCCAAGTCTTCCGCTTTGGTGAAGGCCATTCTCCCTTGTCGTAGGGTAGTGGCTGCCTTATCACCCTGAAGTGGAATAACTGCCTCAACCTGCTGGCTCTCTACACTTTGTCTGCCCAGTTCCTTGGCAGTGTATTCCTTTGGGGAACCTGCCTTAGGATGCTCCATCTGCCCAGCTTGGGATTCAGCACCGTGACTCTCCTCTACCGGACCACAGTGCTTCTCATCAACAGACATCTGTGTCTCATTCCTGGGTTCTTCTTGCATGTTTGTCTTCGTCTCAGCTCGCCTTTGCTTCATGTTTGGACTATGCTGGTTTTCTCCATCGCCAGACATAGTTATGCTTGCTACTTTTCTTTTTGGCCTCCTAAACTGTGTCACAAGATGAGATTCTCCATCTTTCATGATGGCATTGTCATCTGTTGTATCAGCCTCTAAGTCCTTTACAGTATTGGGGTTCCCAGGAGCTGGCGTGCTGGTCCTAGGATCTGGAATGATTAGTGAACTATAGTTCTCATCTACATTAAGAGTCTGTTCTACATCCATCTCTCCTACAGAAAGGGGCTTCTTTTGCGTTCTAGATGTACTGTGAGCAGCAGCAGCTCCCCCAGTATTCTTTTCACCCCTTTTATCTTCAGTGGCCAAATCCATGCAGGTGCTATCTCTAGATGAAGCTGTACACACATTGGTTTTCTGGTTCTCTCTACACTCAGAGGCTGGTTTGGTGGCAATTCTACTTTTTGAAGCAGGGCTTTTGCTGCTTTCTTCCCTAGAGGCCCCGGTCATTCTCTCCATGTTGCCCTCTCTCTCTCCAGTTGTCTCTTTAGTGGTTGTCACTGTAGAGGTGCAGGTTTCCCTATTTCCCTGTATGTCAAAATCTTCTTTGTTGGTCAGGTCAACAGCAGAACTTCCTTTGTGGCTCTCGTTGTCTCCAGGGGCCCTTCTAGGGCTAGGAAACCTCTTCTTCTGCCCATTGCCCTCTCTCTCCTCAGTTGCTTTTTCTGTGGTGGCCACCATATAGGTGCAGGTTTCACTACTGCCCTGTGGTTCAGCCTCTTCTTTGTTGGGCAGGTCAACAGCAGAACTTCCTTTGTTGCCCACCTTATCTGCATGTGTCCTTTTAGGGCTAGTAAATCCCTTCTTCTCCCCAATAATCTCTTTCTCCCCAGTTGCTTCTTCTGTAGTGGCCATCACAGAGGTGCAGGTTTCACTATTGCCCTGTGTGGTGGCCTCTTCTTTGTTGGTCAGGTCAACAGAAGACCTTCCTTTGTGGCTCTCCTTATCTCCATGGGCCCTTCTAGAACTAGTAAACCCCTTCTTCTCCCCattgtcctctgcctccccagttGCTTCTTCTGTGGTGGCCTTTATAGAGGTGCAGGTTTCACTACTGCCCTGTGCATCAGCTTCTTGTTTGTTGGCCATGTCAACAGGAGAACATCCTTTGTGGCCCTGATCATCTTCCTGAGCCCACTTTGGGCTAAGATTTCCCACCTGCTCCATGTTGTCCTCTCTCTCCCCAATCGCCCCATCTCGGGTAGTCACTGAAGTGGTGGCATTTTCCTTTTGGCCCTGTACAGTGGCCTCCGCATTGTTAGTCGGAACAACAGTAGGTTTTCCTTTGAGATCCTCAGTCTCTCCCCATTTGACAGTGGAGAATCTAGAAGTTAAGGTTCTTAATAGGCCCGTTCCAGTCTTGAGAGGCTTGAGAGGCAGTAGACGGTAAGCCCGGGGGGAAAGGCTGCGGTTGCTGCTCACACAGTCAGTGATGAAGGAGGTGGAGATGTAGCCGGGGCCCAGTTGGTCTTCAGTGGGGTCGGCCAGGAGGAAGGCACCAGGCTCCTGGATACGACACACCACACCTCCTCCATGTGTGATGAGAGGGGCCAGCTGACGCTTATTGGGTCCAGGCCGGACATAGAACCGCATCGGCACACCGTCCTGGGTCACAAACAGTGCCTTGGAGTGGGAGCTGGGCGCCGCCATCATCCTGTGACCTCAGATCACCATAGCAACTGGTCAGATGTTGTCACCTTAGGAACACTTCCTATATCTCTTCAGCAGGCTGGAAAATACTAGCAGTCGTACCTTCCAGGCTACACTGCATGACAGGCAGTCATCACGTGACTACTCAGCAGCAGCTCACCTGATGGGACAGTTATGTTCCCTTGAGCAGTCCATTAAAATACAACCCTGTTCTTTTAGGGACTCCCGTTTTTATTCTCCTTCACTCCGACGTCTCCGTCTCTCAATTTTCTATCACGTTCCTACCGAGTCCGACGTCTCTGTTGCCTGAGAGCATTGTCCAATCAGTGTAGAACATTGAGGTCACGTGGCATGCTGCCTCTCAGCCGACGCTGCTGGAAAGGCGATCCACTTCCATACTTGAGCTGCGAGGTGGTGTTGTGTCACGTGACGTTTTACTGTGTCATGTGACGGCGCCGCTGGCAGTATAAGCATAACTTGGAAGGACGTAGCCTTCTAGGCAGGGaactcattgtattgtacagtatagGAATGTGTGTGGGGGGATTCGGGAGCATTCAGGGTGGCAATGCAAAGAACACAGATGATAGTGAGGCACAGTAACCAGAAAAgaagaatacacacacacacacatatatattattttatacattatgctgtatgtgtgtgtgtgtgtgtgtgtgtgtgtgtatatatatatatatatatatatatatatatatatatatatatatatatatatatatatatgtatatatctccatacatatatatatagctccATATATGAACTATGCTTTTATGCATTTTGCAATGAAATAACATTTCAATCATCATattaagttaatcacaagagtccccctttacatctgaatccacagagttccctttttacatctgaactttGCAGAGTTCCCTCTGGGGGACTCTGCAGAATctgatgtaaggcccctttcacactggggcggggggcggcgtcggcggtaaagcgccgctatttttagcggcgcttttctgctgtatttgcagcggtattcggccgctagcggggcgcttttaacctccgctagcggccgagaaagggttaaaaccacccacagcGCTTTGCCGGCAGGATAGCCgtgctgccctattgatttcaatgggcaggagcggtgtatacaccgctccaaagatgctgctagcaggacttttttgagcgtccagctagcgcaccgctccagtgtgaaagccctcagggctttcacattggagagacagcagcggctgtttcagggcgctttgcaggctctatttttagcgctgtagcacctgcaaagcgccccagtgtaaaaggggtctaaggggggactctaacaaaagggatgctctggaaaccctgattaaagggggaacactgagtactctgatgtaaaggggaactctgatgtaaggggtgctctgagaacccgaATTTACcttagtgcatagctcccaactgtccctgatttggagcaatgtccctctgtccctctttcctcctcatttgtccctcattttggtctgatctatatagatgtatataaaatgcactttttatctttcaaaaagtgtttcccagttctaaacctttcatccaatttctaaattgctgcatttgtaaatttcaaacgccaatataaaggattaggagtggtaaaaaaaagcccttgtgggtttaactaatcttttatttttggttaattctcctttaaaggggtgaggcagggggcgtgtcctatgcctacatacatttgttagtgggtgtccctcattcccatctcaaaaagttgggaggtatgttagtatactcactcagaggcaggagagagaaggggggagacttcggtcacagacagggatggatggtgagctcactcaccccttggcagtcagtacctctcatccagatgtaacTGAGGCTGCTGAACTTCAAATTTCCTGTCCCCACTTTCCTTTTGTGAGGCAcagtgccggggattggagtgtgggcagacacagaggggtaggagtaagaggagcagatcgagccctttctcctctcccgtctgtgtgtgtgtggggaggaaaTTGTTAGTGTTAGCTTTGGGCATTGTGAAGGGGAGTGTAACGGACACTAtcggcttacacaactgcagccagcaaccctgctgggaagccatagtccggtctgaataatgtgtctgggtttcaggcggtctgaaacccggacgcatgattacaaacccgaactgtccaggtttaatcccggacaggtggcaaccctagctgggctgctgcctccccccTGGGGGAACTCCAATAATGGAGCAGAGTGGTGGTAAATGATAAAAGAGGTAAATGGCGCTGCCCCACACCTGAAGAATAAACCCTCAAAGGTGAATCACACTACTCATAAATAAGTGCTGGTGCTGTTGTGAAAAAAACAAACGATCAAAGTATTAAACTCTAAAAGTGCATTATATATAACAAACACATATAACCTTAGATAGACTTGAATAGGGTAAATATACTTAAGCGCTGATATTGAATGGTGgtattaaatggggggggggggcagctgcaattATTCAGAAGTGATCTGACACGTGGACATTTGCACAACTATTTATGTTTTTGCTtttatattgtgtgtatatatatatatatatatatatatatatatatatatatatatatatactgtatatattgcatcATCTATTGTATTAGATTTGATATCATTTTGGGTTTAGCGCACTATTATTTCTATTGTATAATTCTTTATTGGTGTTAGACTTGAAAAGTGCAGCGATACCATTCTAATGTGTGGTACACCTAATAGTGCATTGAAAAATCATGAAATATATGTAtgtccaaaaaacacaaaaacgtaaaaaatagaataatgtaaatacaaaaatataagggAAGagaattacatagattaacattgaTGTTATGATAAATAGATGTAATATATTTTAGACCTGGGTTCAAATTATATATCAAAAATCATTGAAATATACATGTCATAGGTATGTACTTATAAAATGGGGGAATCCCTATAACCCAGgtctaaaatatatttttataacatttatttATCATAACATTAATGTAAATCTATGTAATTTCCTTCCCTCCTTAGGATTTCAGGGTTTGATTtgtttaaaatgctgtttttagttTTACTGGATACGATCTGTATTGCATAAGGGTGAGTGGATGTGCAGAGAGTCATTTTTAATTTGACCACTGGGGGCGTGCGGGTCTGATATGAATAGCTTCCCGGAGATTACATTGCAGAATTAGACCACATTGCAAGAGTCGCCCATGCCTTTATTTGAATAGGACCTTATATGGTATATGTGATGATACATATATCAACGAGCTCCTATGTTCATTTAGCACCACCCACCTAATTACAGGTGGCTGACCAGGCACTACCACTCACTATATAAGacgtgaggtgtaccaagatggcaccgcctcagacggcgtcctatgacaaaacgcgtaaggtgGAGCTTGGTACgcacccacgtcacttccggtctgtggAGCGCACGCCGGCCAAGATCTTTCGGATTGTTCTTATTTTATGCAATTGGGCATATGTTATGCCTGGCCTTTAATAATGTATAATAAAATTCACCCATTTGGACTTGCACTATGAGTGCCCATTCTTTATGTCTACATATATGAGGATACTCTAGGGTTTGGTGTGCCACGGAGGAGGTGATCAATTCGGATACTGCAATTAAAGCAAACCTGACTACATGCGctttgtacccctgcaggggtacaaagatctggtgagtgtggaactgaaggggagcacaaGTTTCACCCCACTTCCTGCACAGGATTCATGATAAGTGTCTGCACAAGTCACTTGGGAATATTGCATATTTTGCACAAAAGACTGGACTAATCATATATTTTTCACTAATATATTCTTCAATATATGTAtggatatatttattatttttgtattcacatttttcttttttttttacgtttttatgttttttggatacATATATTTCATGATTTCTCAATGTACTATTAGGTGTACCACACATTAGGATTGGTATCACTGCACTTTTCAAGTCTAtctaattattatattatatatattatattatattatatataatgcacTTTTAGAGTTTACTACTTTGATCgcttgtttttttacacatttactagTGTTGGTCACAACAGCACCAGCACTTATTTATGAGTAGTGTGATTCACCTTTGAGGGTTTACTCCAGGTGACGGGCAGCGCCATTTACCTCTTTTATCATTTcccacacctgttcaattgcttggtaacacaaattgttaatcggccaatcacatggcagcaattcaatgcatttaggcatctagacgcggtgaagacgacttgctgaagttcaaaccgagcatcagaatggggaagaaaggggattttagTGACTTTGAACAAAGCATGGTTGTTtttgccagacaggctggtctgagtatttcaaaaactactgatctactgggattttcacgcacaaccatg is a window from the Aquarana catesbeiana isolate 2022-GZ linkage group LG03, ASM4218655v1, whole genome shotgun sequence genome containing:
- the TERF2IP gene encoding telomeric repeat-binding factor 2-interacting protein 1 codes for the protein MMAAPSSHSKALFVTQDGVPMRFYVRPGPNKRQLAPLITHGGGVVCRIQEPGAFLLADPTEDQLGPGYISTSFITDCVSSNRSLSPRAYRLLPLKPLKTGTGLLRTLTSRFSTVKWGETEDLKGKPTVVPTNNAEATVQGQKENATTSVTTRDGAIGEREDNMEQVGNLSPKWAQEDDQGHKGCSPVDMANKQEADAQGSSETCTSIKATTEEATGEAEDNGEKKGFTSSRRAHGDKESHKGRSSVDLTNKEEATTQGNSETCTSVMATTEEATGEKEIIGEKKGFTSPKRTHADKVGNKGSSAVDLPNKEEAEPQGSSETCTYMVATTEKATEEREGNGQKKRFPSPRRAPGDNESHKGSSAVDLTNKEDFDIQGNRETCTSTVTTTKETTGEREGNMERMTGASREESSKSPASKSRIATKPASECRENQKTNVCTASSRDSTCMDLATEDKRGEKNTGGAAAAHSTSRTQKKPLSVGEMDVEQTLNVDENYSSLIIPDPRTSTPAPGNPNTVKDLEADTTDDNAIMKDGESHLVTQFRRPKRKVASITMSGDGENQHSPNMKQRRAETKTNMQEEPRNETQMSVDEKHCGPVEESHGAESQAGQMEHPKAGSPKEYTAKELGRQSVESQQVEAVIPLQGDKAATTLRQGRMAFTKAEDLAILVYIRDNASSSCTVTGNVLWKDMEKKKVLRRTWQAMKARYVKYLVNHKYKYKLPPKCSTFSSKNSSSKRMHESDKTNASWLNCALTSIMTPKNCDAIQPRAPADIPQNCDTTQPKASADIPQNCDTTQPSASDYFPQNRDAIKPIVSADIPQNCDTTQPSASANIPQNCDTTQPSASIDIPQNCGPTLPSASADIHQQCDPTQPSATSGTAQKNSTTHPTASAITPQRANTMPPTSAVAPKKCVTMLPGASTDTPQKNDTMPPTASAVTPKKCETMLPIASSDTLQKSDSVLPSTSANTHLSCNGTQYEAFTSANTLETNIASKEQYISTPRKRSSDPTNDNESSTEDKGNKMLPLPHSPKAVRPDREDSGNSEDLHIFEAANLEFEETDDNTSPEQPAPVVSQTEKNNNSTSHVDETPPTSQASESEGLREAMIDMITEFKLDVSLVTQALFFNSGELGSTRHFLRTGSRPDGYPVWEPKDDLDLKKNNPKMQSHLINKYGADNVARRVAFLAS